attacgggcatgctgggaaaacgttgcttaagggtacattcatatgggcagattacctgtggaatttccgcagcgtatttgctgtggaaaatctgcagtggattttgctaccattgactacaaagggtcagcagaaaatctgcattaGAGGCAAATTTGCAGCttttccttcggacccattgaagtcaatggtagcaaaatccactgcagattttctgcagcaaatatgcTGTGGGAATTCCATAGGTAATccacccatgtgaacatacccttagaggatAGCTTACTTTTTGCTATTTTATATTTTAGAGGTATTTATATAGTTATGTGTGCTCAGAGATTAAAGACAAATATTTCGATTGATGCACACTACATGTTAGTGTGGCCCAAATGACACTTCTTTTGAGTTTATGAGGTCTGTGCATCTTCTTGGTAGATAGTCTATGTTCGTAAAGAGAAGAATAACTTATAATAACATGTCTTGTATCCTATTCTATCATGAGTTAAAATGTTTCTGGTGCCGACATAAAGTAGGTCACAAAAAAGAACAGTTCAGGCCAAGTGGTCCTTACATCATGGAAACTGTAACCATGGCTACTGCATCCTGTCACTATGGCAACATCTTTTCTCTGTCAGCATCCATCCACATGTGTTACTTTTCAATTTACTTGGCAAGAATTACAGAAAGGGCTCCATTCTGCTAAGTGCCTGTTAAATGAATTCAAACAATATTTTTTCTATAGGACTTGCAGGttaaaaaatgaacaaaacaaaaaacactgccAAAAAAGCGAGTAAAAAATCACAAAGAAAATGCTTGAAATGAATGGCGTTTGTAAAGGAGGCCTAACATTTCCAACACAAATAAATGATCAGGAAAGGACTAACAGTATGCTATCATTGAGGGTGCAGGCTTCTTAACATAAATACCAGGAgtgtattcttaaaggggtactgcgcccgtagacatcctatcccctatccaaaggataggggataagatttcagatcgcgggagtcccaccgctggggacccccgggatctcggctgcagcgcccacctgttgcggcttccggaaatgctggaggcttcagctcccgaccacggtgacggaagatcatgacgtcacgactccacccccgtgtgacgtcacgccccgcccttcaatgcaagtctatgggagggggtgtgacagccgtcacgccccctcccatagacttgcattgagggggcgtggcatcacacggggcggagtcgtgacgtcatgatcttccatcatcgtggtcgtgaggcgttaggatgagagcctccagcgctgccagaagctgcaacaggtgggttctgcagccgagatcccgggggtccccagcggctgaacccctgcgatctgacatctcatcccctatccttaggggacaagatgtcttggggcagagtacccctttaaggaagaagcTTCACCTTGTTTGATGTCCAGGTCAGGCTGTGTAGATTGTGGGTGTTATGGAGAAAGTGGTAACACCCTTTGCTCTCAGTGGTAACTACCctttattcacacagcagaaaatttgcagaatgtctgcctggaaaaaACACGGCAGATGTtttaggactgcttggaaatgctccatctccatagacagcaatgcatttctgagcggaatgcACAGAAACAATGGACTTGTTCTTTGTTTCTGCCAGTGCCTAAAtcgaaattccattgtgtgcacagtgcagcagaattctattgaaatcaatgggactcccctgcagcagaatttccgatcAGAATACTTTCGCAGAATTCCACTCGGAATGTGCGCACACAATATTTTGAGccttattttggtcagtatttgtagCCAAAACCACACTTATACCATCCCAAATCAAGTTATACAAGTGTCTAAaacacaaaaagttgcacatttttgaaaaaaataaggcTTGTACaaaaaatttgacttttttgCGCCTGAAAACTGACATGCAAATCCACCCAGCATATTTAACAAAAAAGAGAAGGTTGGAAAGCCAGATCTAATATTACATTTTCCAGCTTCCATTCTTTTTGGGAAATTTAGGTTTAGTTTTCTGTCGGGATGTTTTCAGTGCATTTTGTGAGCTCCTACAAAGTTCAGTGTTAAGACATTTCTAAAATGATATGTATTTTTCACCCATGAGACACTAAAATGCAAAGTCTTTGGGTTCAGCTTCTTCACTTGGCCTAGGACACCAACtagggcagagagagagagaggaagctaACACAGTCATCATTATGGTAAGTTTACATAGTGGGATAAGCATTGAATGGCTATGAAGTGTATTCATCTGCCATGCATAAAGCAGTAACCTGGTTCCGAAAATACTGATGGAGTTTACCCAGGGGAATTTCTTATGACTTTTCTAATATTATCATTAAAAACATCTTCATGACGAGAGCTCCATAGTTATTTTCCTTGTAATGGGCCTAAATGACAAGGGGACAGACGTGAATAGTTAGTCCAATGTGTTCCCATCAGTTGCAAGTAGCTGATAAATGGAACACATGTTCtagaaaatatttcttggaatatgAGAATAAAATGATTGTATCTGCCAGAACTGCAGACTGATTCTAGATGGATTTAAATTGCAAATGAGAAAAGACAGAACATTGTGTATTGTGGGGGTGGTAAAGATTTATGCACCTCAAGTGTCACCTTGTAACAAACAGTGTCATTAAAGATTACCGTGAAAAGAAAAACGTATTGGGGATAGTTGACACAACTTGTGCAAAGAACATttgttgcctataacaaccaatcagattacagttttcagagacctttttaaaaatggttgccctgggaaaaacattttttttttttttattataaattttgtcCATTAAGTTTTTTGCTCATGAAAGATGTCCATGTTGAAATTTGTAGATAGATATGTAATGTCCACATTTGCAAAATTAAATATATTGACACACAAAGACAGttgcttcaaattttttttttatattaatgaaCTATTAACTGTTTAGGTAGAACTACATGCATACACTATACAGTTTATCTTCTAGGCCCCCTACCAATTCTAAGAAGGTCCAAGGTCCATTTGGCTTTTCCTCTATACAATGGTGCTCCTAGTCACAAGCTGTGCCGAGAATTGCAACACGGCTCTATTCACCTGTGGTCCTGGGCTAATACTAAAAGGCAATTTATTTCTATGCTAATAACTTAAAAGACTTAAGTGTATACTCACAAGCCACCATAGTTTGGCtactttttggtatttttttgccaCACTGGTTTAAGCTACAGTGTATGTAGTTAAATGTGTTTGTCAGTACTTTCAACATGAGGAACTACATATACCCACGcatataacattaaccccttaaggacccagccattttacaccttaggacccggccattttttgcacatctgaccactgtcactttaaacattaataactctggaatgcttttagttatcattctgattccgagattgttttttcgtgacatattctactttaacttagtggtaaaatattttggtaacttgcatcctttcttggtgaaaaatcccaaaatttgatgaaaaatttgaaaatttagcatttttctaactttgaagctctctgcttgtaaggaaaatggatattccaaatataatttttttgattcacatatacaatatgtctactttatatttgcattataaaattgatgagtttttacttttggaagacaccagaggacttcaaagttcagcagcaattttccattttttcccaaaatttccaaaatcacaatttttcagggaccagttcaggtttgaagtggatttgaagggtcttcatcttagaaataccccacaaatgaccccattataaaaactgcacccccaaagtattcaaaatgacattcagtcatcattttaaccctttaggtgtttcacaggaatagcagcaaagtgaaggaggaaattcacaatcttcattttttacactcgcatgttcttgtagacccaatttttgaatttttacaaggggtaaaaggagaaaatctatacttatatttgtagcccaatttctctcgagtaaggacatacctcatatgtctatgtaaagtgttcggcgggcgcagtagaggactcagaagggaaggagcaacaaggggattttggagcgtacgtttttctgaaatggtttttggggggcatgttgcatttaggaagcccctatggtgccagaacaggaaaaaaaacacatggcataccattttggaaactataccccttgaggaacgtaacaaggaataaagtgagtcttaataccccacaggtgtttcacgacttttgcatatgtaaaaaaattaaaaaaaatttcaataaaatgtgtgtttccccccaaatttcacatttttgcaagggttaatagcagtaaataccccccaaaatttggaaccccatctcttctgagtatggaggtaccccataagttgacctgaagcgcactacgggcgaactacaatgctcagaaaagaaggagtcatatttggctttttgagagcaaattttgctcgggggcatgtcgcatttaggaagcccctatggtgccagaacagcaaaataacccccacatggcataccattttggaaactagaccccttgtggaacgtaacaaggggtacagtgagcatttaccccccactggtgtctgtcagatctttggaacagtgggctgtacaaaatttttaatttgcgcagcccactgttccaaagatctgtcagacaccagtggggtgtaaattctcactgcaccactcattacattccgtgaggggtgtagtttccgaaatggggtcacatgtggggttttttttttttttgcgtttgtcaaaaccgctgtaaccatcagccacccctgtgcaaatcacctcaaatgtacatggtgcactctcccttctgggccttgttgtgcgcccccagagcactttgcgcccacatatggggtatctccgtagtcgggagaaattgcgctacaaattttggggggcttttttcccctttacctcttgtcaaaatgaaaagtataacttcaccttttcataaggggtgaaaggagaaaaagccccccaaaatttgtaacacaatttctcccgagtatggcgataccccatatgtgaccctaaactgttgccttgaaatacgacagggctccaaagtgagagcgccatgcgcatttgaggcctgaattagggatttgcataggggtggacataggggtattctataccagtgattcccaaacagggtgcctccagctgttgcaaaactcccagcatgcttggacagtcgacggctgtccggcaatactgtgagttgttgttttgcaacacctggaggctccattttgaaaacagtggcgtaccagacgtttttcatttttattggggaggggggctgtgtaggggtatgtgtatatgtagtgttttttactttttattttattttgtgttagtgtagtgtttttagggtacagtcacacgggcggggggttacaccgagtttcccgctgcagtgcaaaatttgctgcatcgcaaatttgcagcctgatactcactgtaagcccctgcccatgtgaatgtaccctgtacattcacagggggggggacctccagctgttgcaaaattacaactcccagcatgcacagtctatcagtgcatgctggtagttatagttttgcaacagctggaggcacacgggttgggaaacactgagttaggaaacagacaatgtttcccaaccagtgtgcctcctgttgttgcaaaaccacaactcccaaacattctcaggcatgctggaagtagtagtttggcaacatctttagagccagatgttgccgaactacaactcccagcatgcttggagttgtagtttgcaacatctggaggactacagtttgcagaccactaatacagtggttcccaatctgtgcccttccagatgttgcaaaactacaactcccagtatgccaaaactgtccaggcatgctgggagttgtagttctgcaacatctgaagggccagatgttacagaactacaactcccagcatgcctggacagtaagggcatgctgaggatgtgtagttttccaacatctggaagggcacagtggtcccaaaactgcggacctccagatgttgcaaaactgcaactcccagcatgcccagatgccaagggctgtctgggcatgctgggagttgtagtatacagggtcccaatacagcaatgcatgtagcttgacggcaacgtgcattgctgtaaagggcccgaccgcggctgaagatctactcacctgtcaccaccgccgccgtcttcatcgccgggatccgggtcttcagggacgaggtaagtaccggggccggtccccagcactcccccgtcccccgccgcgtcctccggtcttcctcccgtcctctccaggggccgggcagaacggaaggaagtaaccgcccccccccccctgccattggtcggttaactaaccgaagaatcgcaggggatcagaGGAGGTGACAGCCGGgaacatgcaaaattaccgggcggtcagatcccagagacccgatcagcccggtatcgccgcagatcgcaagggcgatttcccttgcgatttgcggcgatcgccgacatgggggggcctacatggcccccctcggcgtttgccctggatcccttctgaaggatttcagcagggatccgcttccgatctccgccgggtgagcggcggagaccaggaaaagaccatgacgtgtgcatacgtcatgggtccttaagacccagggtgtgatgacgtatgcatacgtcatgggtccttaagagtttAAACACTGTATGTGTCACAGATTATTTAAATCTGCCCATCTGTCTAAAAAAGTGGTgcacaacctgtggctctccaactgtaGCATGCAAAGAGCCAGAGGTTGCTTACCACTGTTGTAGAATGtgccatacagtacatacatcaaCATTTTTTTCGGAACTCAACAGGTAGACCCCATCGAATTGGCCATGAGTAAATTGTGGACCCTCATATAATCCTCATCTTGTCTTTGGCTGAATTGAAGCCCAGGACCCCAGCATTGAAAGGCAACAGTGCTAGTCACTGAGACACCATGTCTATTAATTTGGGAATCAAATGTTTTGAGCCTTGTAGTTCAAGAAACAATCAACATGTATTCCATATACTGTAGTAGTCATAGGAGCTCACTGCTAATGCCTTATTTTTTCAATTGTAGGACACACCATGTTGACCAGCATAGCAGAACGGATAATGTACTGCCTAACAGGCAAAACCCCAAATTCTGTGGGTCCTGCAGACATTTCAGAAACCAGCGATGGCTTTGAATTTCTCGAGGTGAAACCAGGCCGTGTTTTAAGGGTACGACACATTTTGCCTTCTCGATCTGGAGGTGGGGAGGAAGAAATTGAGAATGTGAAGGATTCAGGCCGAGGACTCATCCATTGCAAGCGTCGAATAACTGTCTATCGCAATGGGCAGCTTGTGATAGAAAATCTTGGTGCCACCCTTCGTTCTGAGATCTTGCACTGTCGCAATGGAAATAATGAACCTGCTGGTACATTGGAAGTTGAGCTTTCAGATTATACCAGCACAGGTAATGAAAGCACTGGAGGAAAGGAAAGTGATTTACCACCTGGGAAGCGCAGAAAACGTAAACCGAAGAAAGTTGTGCAGGTTGACTGCCAAAGACGTGTTACTAGCTGCAAAGGTACACATTCGGATGTGGTCTTATTCTTCATTCATGGCGTTGGAGGTTCCCTTGACATTTGGAAAGAACAGCTGGATTTTTTCTCAAAACTTGGGTATGAAGTTGTAGCACCAGATTTGGTAGGGCATGGCTCAAGTACAGCACCACAGATTGGTGCAGCTTATACCTTTTATGCCCTTGCTGAAGACATGAGAAGCGTGTTTAAGCGCTATGGCAAGAAAAGAAATATCTTGGTGGGACATTCTTATGGGTAAGTTATCAATCTAATATACCTTTTTCAAGTTGCGAAATATATAGACATTTGTTTTTTATGTTCAGGTTGTTCTTATAATATATCTATTACATGTTTTCCAAGTAGAACATATATTGGATTTGATGCTTTTGTTTAAGCAGGCATTATCATTGAAAGTACCAGATTTTGCTATAATAGGATTAAAAGTTCTTACTGATTGCACACTGTCTTTTGACGTCATGCAGTCAATTTTCTAAGCCCTTTAACAACACAACAGAAGCAGGTTTCATGGAGAATCAGGATGCCACAGGTCAAGTAAAAACATTGGATACATAGTTCTCAAGGAATGGCATGAATGCAGTAGAAATGCTCAGCAGTGCCACTTTCTGTATTGGTCCTAGTGACCTTGCTGCTGTGTACAGCACAATGCAAATTTTAGGACAGTTTGTCCCTgtagcttaaaagggtactccggggaaatcaacttatcacctatccacagaatagggaataagtgtctgatcgctgggagtctgactgctgggacaccctgtgatctcctgtacagggtctAGCTCTCGCCATTCTACTTATCAGATACTGGAGCACTCTGGCCCCTTGCTTCAGAGTCGAGCAGTTGTGACAGCCCACTAAGCGAATCACTGACTGAGACGGGGTCGAAtcttagccagtgattggctgagtgggccatcACATGACCATGTCTCcaaaggtgggggccagagcattCAGGGGAGAAGCAGCTAAGTGGTAAGTTCAGAGCcaggcccgtacaggagattgcagaggtccgaccatcggaccccccacgatcagacatgtatgtcctatcctatggataggggataagtgtatttccCTGAAGTTCACATTGCTCCAGGCTACATAGAGGGTCCTGTGACAATAAGCTGATCAGAAATGAATAATTAGCTGTAAAATGGGGAAAATCCTTGCAGTAATTGGTAAGTTTCCATTCAGCACCTCTTAACGGGAAAATATGGCATTTCACATTGCCAATTCTAATTAGTCAGTTGTAATGACAAGTGGGGGGTCTGATCCTGAATGACAGCAAACTGACCAAAACTAGCAGCAAACTGTACACTTAACTCTGGATGGCAAAGTCTAAGGATACCCCAGTGACCTCACTGGAGCCTTTAGCAAGATTAGATGGACTTGGCAGCCAGGCACCCAGATTGCATCTGCAGAGAACTGAGATGGAGCACTGATGCCGACAATGGAATGGAAACTATCATAGAAGCCCCTGGGAGGGAGTGGTACAGTTGTCTAGTGGAATCAGGAGAGCTTGTCAGGGCAAAATGGTAAACAGAAGAATAACCTGGAACAGTCTACAGGTCAGAGGCCAAGAGGTCACATATATGCAGAATAAAAACAGTATCAGAATGGATAACCAGCCAATAGTCAAGGCCAGGAGGTCATCCAATGATCATAATCAGACGTTAAGGAGAGTTACTGGGTACACAGGTCAGAAGGTCCAAATTCCCCAGTAAAACCCAATATACGCACCTGTAGAAAAATAAATTCAAAGACAGAAGTCTGTTTTATATAGACTGCCTTATTAAAGCATTGGATGCCAAGCAAGAGCCCTAAGTGGCTCAGTGCTGATTGGCTGACCAGTCCTCATTTCAGTGAGGCTGTTGGCCATGGAATCCCTGGGATGCCGCCAATCAAAGCAGCAGCTCTGAGTAGGACGCCGTAGAGTGGCAAGCGGCAGCGGCCCAGACAGGTCAATTACATATGTCTAGTGTAGATATATAGTAATGCttttaaaagtgcaaaaataaactaAACAGGAAAATAGTAATTGTTTATATAAATTATACCTTCCCACTAACTTTGTGAATAGCTGTAGCTGTGATAGAGACAGTTATATTTTAGAAAAAATTGGGTTTAATACCAAACAcagttaaaaataattttgttaaCGCTAATGGGAAACAgtatttttatggaaaaaaaaaagtaaagtaaaaaaatatattgcatATAATAGTTCTGTAATGAAAAAATATCACTTCACAATGTTAATCAATAAGGCTAAAACTACTTGGTCATTTCAGACAATGTCAGCTATACAGATGTCATTAATGCTACTGTTACCAATATTGCAGTTTATAGTTTTTGTACAGTTCCAATGGAAGGATCACATGGTTTACATTTGTAAAGCTGCACTATGGTATGTTGGATTCTACTCGTTTAGAGTAATGAGTAGAGCAATGAGAATGAATCATAGATAAGAGGCCGATGAGTGTGTATCATGGAAAAGGGAAAACAAACATGAAATACATAAAACAGAACAGTCATTAGATTTACTGCCAGTACACACGTGGAAATGTTAAAGCATGGGTCTATTGAACAGGATTGGCATGTGTAGAACTGTTAACAGTTTGCTACCACTGCATTATGTTTCTAGTGTGTTATTTTATGACAGTATGTTTACTACAGTTACAATTTAGTTGATGCCAATAATGTTAGGTGATTac
Above is a genomic segment from Hyla sarda isolate aHylSar1 chromosome 1, aHylSar1.hap1, whole genome shotgun sequence containing:
- the ABHD8 gene encoding protein ABHD8 gives rise to the protein MLTSIAERIMYCLTGKTPNSVGPADISETSDGFEFLEVKPGRVLRVRHILPSRSGGGEEEIENVKDSGRGLIHCKRRITVYRNGQLVIENLGATLRSEILHCRNGNNEPAGTLEVELSDYTSTGNESTGGKESDLPPGKRRKRKPKKVVQVDCQRRVTSCKGTHSDVVLFFIHGVGGSLDIWKEQLDFFSKLGYEVVAPDLVGHGSSTAPQIGAAYTFYALAEDMRSVFKRYGKKRNILVGHSYGVSFCTFLAHEFPDLIHKVVMINGGGPTALEPSLCSIFNMPTCVLHCLSPCLAWSFLKAGFARQGAKEKQLLREGNAFNVSSFVLRAMMSGQYWPEGDEVYHAELTVPVLLVHGMHDKFVPLDEDQRMAEILLVSFLKIIEEGSHMVMLECPETVNTLLHEFFLWEPEMQNTSAEEAVNE